In Prosthecomicrobium sp. N25, one DNA window encodes the following:
- a CDS encoding phospholipase D-like domain-containing protein, whose protein sequence is MLRRLSETETAILGGISEVQDERREPHRILRPGETCWRLEEADRAAVLVDAEAYFAALDTALRQARRSITILGWDFDGKITLRPEPDAPALGDLLRSLVEDHPELEVRILVWSVAVVHAPGAPLPLLIGAPWQDHPRISVRLDSKHPIYAAHHQKLVAIDDSLAFVGGMDLTVRRWDSCRHEADDPRRVTYEGKAYGPVHDVQAVVDGPAAVALGDLARERWRIATGEVVPAPVRNPGIWPEGVEPEFLREPIGIARTHPAWGPHEPVREAALLTAEAIRAARRSIYIEAQYLTARYIRDILVDHLKREDGPEVVVVLTFCARGFFEKLVMGINGERLIRHLRRHDRHDRLRVFYPSSPGREETECPIHVHAKVVVVDDLLLRIGSSNLNNRSVGLDTECDIAIEGTSPATRRRIAAIRDRLLGEHLDAEPEAVGRTHAEEGSLIRTIDRLNANPRRLKLSPAFDSRGAVRSMPGTFLLDPGKPFEPLWFLKKRT, encoded by the coding sequence ATGCTGCGGCGTTTGAGCGAGACCGAGACCGCGATCCTCGGCGGCATCTCCGAGGTTCAGGACGAGCGGCGCGAGCCGCACCGGATCCTGCGCCCCGGCGAGACCTGCTGGCGCCTCGAGGAGGCCGACAGGGCCGCCGTGCTGGTCGACGCGGAGGCCTATTTCGCCGCCCTCGACACGGCGCTGCGGCAGGCGCGCCGGTCCATCACGATCCTGGGCTGGGATTTCGATGGCAAGATCACGCTGCGGCCCGAGCCGGACGCGCCCGCGCTCGGCGACCTCCTGCGCTCACTCGTGGAGGACCATCCGGAGCTCGAGGTGCGGATCCTGGTCTGGAGCGTCGCGGTCGTGCACGCGCCGGGCGCGCCCCTGCCGCTCCTCATCGGGGCGCCCTGGCAGGACCACCCGCGCATCAGCGTGCGGCTCGATTCCAAGCACCCGATCTACGCCGCGCATCACCAGAAGCTCGTCGCCATCGACGACAGCCTCGCCTTCGTGGGCGGCATGGACCTGACCGTCCGGCGCTGGGACAGCTGCCGGCACGAGGCCGACGACCCGCGCCGCGTCACCTACGAGGGCAAGGCCTACGGGCCGGTGCACGACGTGCAGGCCGTCGTCGACGGCCCGGCGGCGGTGGCGCTCGGCGACCTGGCGCGGGAGCGCTGGCGGATCGCGACCGGCGAGGTCGTGCCGGCACCCGTCCGGAACCCGGGGATCTGGCCGGAAGGCGTGGAGCCGGAATTCCTGCGCGAGCCGATCGGCATCGCGCGGACGCATCCCGCCTGGGGGCCGCACGAGCCCGTGCGCGAGGCGGCACTCCTGACCGCGGAGGCGATCCGGGCGGCCCGCCGCTCCATCTACATCGAGGCGCAGTACCTGACGGCCCGCTACATCCGCGACATCCTGGTCGACCACCTGAAGCGGGAGGACGGCCCGGAGGTGGTGGTCGTGCTGACCTTCTGCGCACGCGGCTTCTTCGAGAAGCTCGTGATGGGCATCAACGGCGAGCGCCTGATCCGGCATCTCAGGCGGCACGACCGCCACGACCGGCTGCGCGTCTTCTACCCGTCCTCGCCCGGGCGGGAGGAGACGGAGTGCCCGATCCACGTGCACGCCAAGGTGGTCGTCGTCGACGACCTCCTACTCCGGATCGGGTCGTCCAACCTGAACAACCGTTCGGTCGGCCTCGACACGGAATGCGACATCGCCATCGAGGGGACGAGCCCGGCGACCCGCCGGCGCATCGCCGCCATCCGGGACCGCCTGCTCGGTGAGCACCTCGACGCGGAGCCCGAGGCGGTCGGCCGGACACACGCCGAGGAGGGCTCGCTCATCCGCACGATCGACCGCCTCAACGCCAATCCGCGGCGGCTGAAGCTCTCGCCGGCCTTCGACAGCCGGGGCGCCGTCCGCTCCATGCCGGGCACGTTCCTGCTCGATCCCGGCAAGCCGTTCGAGCCGCTGTGGTTCCTGAAGAAGCGGACCTGA
- a CDS encoding TerC family protein, which translates to MSEILSSGVISAFLQVIMIDLVLAGDNAIVIGLAAAGLPREQRNKAILIGIVAATGLRIVFAGLTTQLLQIVGLLLAGGILLLWVCWKMWRELRTTHAEEVDAEEALEDVDINADGTIAAGPPGAPQKTFAQAAWQIVVADVSMSLDNVLAVAGAAREHPWVLVFGLVLSIALMGIAASFIAKLLQKHRWIAYVGLAVILYVALDMIWRGTHEVAPLVAAML; encoded by the coding sequence ATGTCCGAAATCCTGTCGAGCGGAGTAATCTCCGCCTTTCTCCAGGTCATCATGATCGACCTGGTGCTCGCCGGCGACAACGCCATCGTGATTGGCCTGGCCGCCGCCGGGCTTCCGCGCGAGCAGCGCAACAAGGCCATCCTGATCGGCATCGTGGCCGCCACCGGCCTGCGCATCGTCTTCGCCGGCCTGACGACCCAGCTCCTCCAGATCGTCGGCCTCCTGCTCGCCGGCGGCATCCTGCTCCTCTGGGTGTGCTGGAAGATGTGGCGCGAGCTGCGCACCACCCATGCCGAGGAGGTCGACGCCGAGGAGGCGCTGGAAGATGTCGACATCAACGCCGACGGCACGATCGCGGCGGGCCCACCGGGGGCGCCGCAGAAGACCTTCGCGCAGGCGGCCTGGCAGATCGTCGTCGCCGACGTCTCCATGTCGCTCGACAACGTGCTGGCGGTGGCCGGCGCGGCGCGCGAGCATCCCTGGGTGCTGGTCTTCGGCCTCGTCCTCTCCATCGCGCTGATGGGCATCGCGGCGAGCTTCATCGCCAAGCTGCTGCAGAAGCATCGCTGGATCGCCTATGTGGGTCTCGCCGTGATCCTCTACGTGGCCCTCGACATGATCTGGCGCGGCACCCACGAGGTCGCCCCGCTGGTCGCCGCCATGCTGTGA
- a CDS encoding acyltransferase family protein, with protein sequence MTDHAARIARAALARSLAAEAPPPVPAAAVAAAARKAAAKPAAAERLPGLDGLRVVAVLAVVAFHLLFRGPVSGWTGVPFPAVEGVAAYGYAGVDLFFVISGFVIAWSSEGRSPLAFARARLLRLWPAFVVCMTVTALVLALARDPNFPIGPAMWVANLIFLPQLLGQPFVDGAYWSIVTELTFYGWVFLAMALGLWPRRIAEIGLVWLAVSLVNLFLGSAILDRLFLTSFAGEFLGGVVLYRIRAEGQKPILLALLTASVFVAVVHSVPYSGGLDRLYGFKADPAAVVLVHFAIFGLVAAAAAARVPARLAGLTLAAGGATYPAYLLHQNIGYVLIDRLVPAGVPGPLAALLITAGVFGLAWVVWARIEPAGRRLLAPILDRAIARLPAAIGGGR encoded by the coding sequence ATGACCGACCACGCCGCCCGGATCGCCCGAGCCGCTCTCGCCCGCAGCCTTGCCGCCGAGGCGCCGCCCCCGGTGCCCGCCGCGGCCGTGGCCGCCGCCGCGCGCAAGGCGGCCGCCAAGCCCGCGGCGGCCGAGCGCCTGCCCGGGCTCGACGGCCTGCGCGTCGTCGCCGTCCTGGCCGTGGTCGCCTTTCATCTCCTCTTCCGCGGCCCGGTCTCCGGCTGGACCGGCGTCCCGTTCCCCGCCGTGGAGGGGGTCGCGGCCTACGGCTATGCCGGCGTCGACCTCTTCTTCGTCATCTCGGGCTTCGTCATCGCCTGGTCGTCGGAGGGCCGCAGCCCGCTCGCCTTCGCCCGGGCGCGCCTCCTCCGCCTCTGGCCGGCCTTCGTGGTCTGCATGACGGTCACCGCACTGGTGCTGGCGCTGGCGCGCGACCCGAATTTCCCCATCGGCCCCGCCATGTGGGTCGCCAACCTGATCTTCCTGCCGCAGCTTCTCGGGCAACCCTTCGTCGACGGCGCCTATTGGTCGATCGTCACCGAACTGACCTTCTACGGCTGGGTGTTCCTCGCCATGGCGCTCGGCCTCTGGCCGCGCCGGATCGCCGAGATCGGCCTCGTCTGGCTGGCCGTCTCGCTCGTCAATCTGTTCCTCGGCTCGGCCATTCTGGACCGCCTGTTCCTGACCTCCTTCGCGGGCGAGTTCCTGGGCGGCGTCGTCCTCTACCGGATCCGCGCCGAGGGCCAGAAGCCAATCCTGCTCGCCCTGCTGACCGCCTCGGTCTTCGTGGCGGTCGTCCACTCGGTGCCCTATTCGGGCGGCCTCGACCGCCTCTACGGCTTCAAGGCCGACCCCGCGGCCGTGGTGCTGGTCCATTTCGCGATCTTCGGCCTCGTCGCCGCCGCGGCCGCCGCCCGGGTGCCGGCCCGCCTGGCCGGCCTGACGCTCGCCGCCGGCGGCGCGACCTATCCGGCCTATCTTCTCCATCAGAACATCGGCTACGTCCTGATCGACCGCCTCGTCCCGGCCGGCGTGCCCGGCCCGCTCGCGGCCCTCCTCATCACCGCGGGCGTCTTTGGCCTCGCCTGGGTCGTCTGGGCCCGCATCGAGCCCGCCGGCCGACGCCTGCTCGCCCCGATCCTCGACCGCGCGATCGCCCGCCTCCCGGCCGCCATCGGCGGCGGGCGCTGA
- a CDS encoding PhoX family protein gives MTREAQIPISVQAEEGEDRGSNASANPTMGDMIAERFSRRDLMRGVLAVGAITATVSPLALAAGRAEAQASATPSFDFKEVAAGSDDKHYVADGYDADILIRWGDPIFPDAPEFDPLAQTAEKQKRQFGYNNDFLGFIPLDASGDRGLLVVNHEYTNEELMFPGVGIQDTKENNFNKTTKEMVDIEMAAHGGSVIEIRRTGGKWQLVRDSRYNRRITAETEMSITGAAAGSDRMKTKADPTGTKVFGMFNNCAGGVTPWGTWLTCEENINGYFWGQIADSHPEAKAMKRYGAPGNRYAWGKYYDRFAAEKDPNEVNRFGWVVEIDPSDPTSVPKKRTGLGRFKHEGAGNGLARDGRFVVYSGDDERFEYIYKFVTEGKVDTANPAANRDLLEKGTLYVAKFAADGTGQWLPLVHGQGPLTAANGFRDQADVLIEARSAGDALGATKMDRPEDIDVNPKTGKVYAMLTNNNRRKDDQVDAANPRSDNRFGHIIEIMPDGGDHAATTFRWEILVKCGDPSVAKVGATFSSATTKDGWFGMPDNCAIDSRGRLWVATDGNDSKQTGRNDGLWAMETEGAARGTSKLFFRVPNGAEMCGPYFTPDDTTLFLAVQHPGESEDEKNPGTFENPSTRWPDFKPTMPPRPSVVAVTKRGGGQIG, from the coding sequence ATGACCCGAGAAGCCCAGATTCCGATCTCCGTGCAGGCCGAGGAAGGCGAGGACCGCGGGTCCAACGCCTCGGCCAACCCGACCATGGGCGACATGATCGCCGAACGCTTCAGCCGTCGCGACCTGATGCGCGGCGTGCTCGCCGTCGGCGCCATCACGGCGACCGTCAGCCCCCTCGCGCTCGCGGCCGGCCGCGCCGAGGCCCAGGCGAGCGCGACGCCGAGCTTCGACTTCAAGGAGGTCGCGGCCGGCAGCGACGACAAGCATTATGTGGCCGACGGCTACGACGCCGACATCCTGATCCGCTGGGGCGACCCGATCTTCCCCGATGCGCCCGAGTTCGATCCGCTCGCGCAGACCGCGGAGAAGCAGAAGCGCCAGTTCGGATACAACAACGACTTCCTCGGCTTCATACCGCTCGACGCCTCGGGCGACCGGGGCCTCCTCGTCGTCAACCACGAGTACACGAACGAGGAGCTGATGTTCCCGGGCGTCGGCATCCAGGACACCAAGGAGAACAACTTCAACAAGACCACCAAGGAAATGGTCGACATCGAGATGGCGGCCCACGGCGGCTCCGTGATCGAGATCCGCCGCACGGGCGGCAAGTGGCAACTCGTTCGGGACTCCCGCTACAACCGCCGCATCACCGCCGAGACCGAGATGTCGATCACCGGGGCGGCGGCCGGCTCCGATCGCATGAAGACCAAGGCCGACCCGACCGGCACCAAGGTCTTCGGCATGTTCAACAACTGCGCGGGCGGCGTGACCCCCTGGGGCACCTGGCTGACCTGCGAGGAGAACATCAACGGCTACTTCTGGGGTCAGATCGCCGACAGCCACCCGGAGGCCAAGGCGATGAAGCGCTACGGCGCCCCCGGCAACCGCTACGCCTGGGGCAAGTACTACGACCGCTTCGCCGCGGAGAAGGATCCCAACGAGGTGAACCGCTTCGGCTGGGTCGTGGAGATCGACCCCAGCGATCCGACCTCCGTCCCGAAGAAGCGGACCGGCCTGGGCCGCTTCAAGCACGAGGGCGCCGGCAACGGCCTGGCCAGGGATGGGCGCTTCGTCGTCTACTCGGGCGACGACGAGCGCTTCGAGTACATCTACAAGTTCGTCACCGAGGGCAAGGTGGACACCGCCAACCCGGCGGCCAATCGCGACCTGCTCGAGAAGGGCACGCTCTACGTCGCCAAGTTCGCCGCCGACGGCACGGGCCAGTGGCTGCCGCTGGTGCACGGCCAGGGCCCGCTGACGGCCGCCAACGGCTTCCGCGACCAGGCCGACGTGCTCATTGAGGCGCGCAGCGCCGGCGACGCCCTGGGCGCCACCAAGATGGACAGGCCGGAGGACATCGACGTCAACCCGAAGACCGGCAAGGTCTACGCTATGCTGACCAACAACAACCGCCGCAAGGACGATCAGGTCGACGCCGCCAATCCGCGCTCCGACAACCGCTTCGGCCACATCATCGAGATCATGCCGGACGGCGGCGACCACGCCGCGACGACGTTCCGCTGGGAGATCCTGGTCAAGTGCGGGGACCCGTCCGTCGCCAAGGTCGGCGCCACCTTCTCGTCGGCGACAACCAAGGACGGCTGGTTCGGCATGCCGGACAACTGCGCGATCGACAGCCGCGGCCGCCTGTGGGTGGCGACCGACGGCAACGACTCCAAGCAGACCGGCCGCAACGACGGCCTATGGGCGATGGAGACCGAGGGCGCCGCGCGCGGCACGTCCAAGTTGTTCTTCCGCGTTCCCAACGGCGCCGAGATGTGCGGCCCCTACTTCACCCCCGACGACACCACGCTCTTCCTCGCCGTCCAGCATCCCGGCGAGAGCGAGGACGAGAAGAACCCCGGAACCTTCGAGAACCCCTCGACGCGCTGGCCGGACTTCAAACCGACCATGCCGCCGCGGCCGAGCGTCGTCGCGGTGACGAAGCGAGGGGGCGGCCAGATCGGCTGA